The following proteins come from a genomic window of Hymenobacter canadensis:
- a CDS encoding cold-shock protein, which translates to MKTGTVKFFNEAKGYGFITDDVTKEDFFVHITGLNGGQVQQNDRVEFETQEGRKGVNAVNVKRV; encoded by the coding sequence ATGAAAACAGGAACCGTAAAATTCTTTAATGAGGCAAAAGGCTACGGCTTCATTACGGATGATGTAACGAAGGAAGATTTCTTCGTGCATATTACCGGCCTGAACGGCGGCCAGGTACAACAGAACGACCGGGTGGAATTTGAGACGCAGGAAGGCCGCAAAGGCGTGAATGCCGTGAATGTGAAGAGAGTGTAG
- a CDS encoding geranylgeranylglycerol-phosphate geranylgeranyltransferase, with the protein MSVVAPFSSADAAPEPMEPHGGTGLRPVAQLIRLPNLLMMLLCLVLVRAGLLQPTRPLQSLFDWRFGVLAVAALCVAAAGYIINDYYDVKIDAINRPDRLVVGRVVNRRRAMLAHMLLSGVGVALSGMLSPLLGLVNLGSALLLWGYSVRFKRVALVGNVSIATLTGALVLLPELQLRTGVASVWQYALAAFLLTVVREIVKDVEDMRGDAQHDCRTLPIAWGVARTKWVAGLFLAALVALVAGACGYALTHSHLVLGLWLLAAVLGPSLWLGRLLLRADRRRHFAHLSSWCKGIMLAGVLSMLLVEVLR; encoded by the coding sequence ATGTCTGTAGTTGCCCCTTTTTCGTCTGCTGATGCGGCGCCCGAGCCGATGGAGCCGCACGGCGGAACGGGGCTGCGGCCGGTGGCGCAGCTGATTCGGCTGCCCAACCTGCTGATGATGCTGCTGTGCCTGGTGCTGGTGCGCGCGGGCCTGCTGCAGCCCACCCGGCCGCTCCAGTCGCTGTTCGACTGGCGCTTTGGGGTGCTGGCCGTGGCGGCCCTTTGCGTGGCGGCCGCCGGCTACATCATCAACGACTACTACGACGTCAAGATTGACGCCATCAACCGGCCCGACCGGCTGGTGGTGGGCCGCGTAGTGAACCGCCGTCGGGCCATGCTGGCTCACATGCTGCTTTCGGGGGTGGGCGTGGCACTGAGCGGGATGTTGTCGCCGCTGCTGGGTCTCGTGAACCTGGGCTCGGCGCTGCTGCTGTGGGGGTACTCGGTGCGGTTCAAGCGGGTGGCGCTGGTGGGCAACGTCAGCATTGCCACTCTCACCGGGGCGCTGGTGCTGCTGCCCGAACTGCAGCTCCGGACCGGTGTGGCGAGCGTGTGGCAGTATGCGCTTGCGGCGTTTCTGCTGACCGTGGTGCGCGAAATCGTGAAAGACGTGGAAGACATGCGCGGCGACGCCCAGCATGACTGCCGCACGCTGCCCATTGCGTGGGGCGTGGCCCGCACTAAGTGGGTAGCGGGCCTGTTTCTGGCGGCGCTGGTGGCGCTGGTGGCCGGAGCCTGCGGCTACGCCCTCACCCACAGTCATTTGGTGCTGGGTTTGTGGCTGCTGGCAGCGGTGCTGGGGCCGTCGTTGTGGCTGGGCCGCCTGCTGCTGCGTGCCGACCGGCGGCGGCATTTTGCGCATCTGAGTAGCTGGTGCAAAGGCATTATGCTGGCCGGTGTGCTGTCGATGCTGCTGGTAGAGGTGCTGCGGTAA